A single window of Terriglobia bacterium DNA harbors:
- a CDS encoding tetratricopeptide repeat protein, producing the protein MSSRKRKTSQSVGLPIKKRKSPERQPARPIRDWALWLLLPALLLATLLAYHPAWYGGLLWDDNAHITLPGLRSAQGLWRIWFDPGATQQYYPAVHSAFWVLYQLCGDHTLWYHLVNIFLHALSAFLVALILRRLAIPGACLAAMIFALHPVCVESVAWIAELKNTLSGAFYLGAALAYSHFDSRRQRRFYLLALALFIPALLSKSVTATLPAVLLVILWWHRGMLSWRRDIIPLLPFFAVGACGGLFTVWVERTQIGAQGASFDFTLIERCLIAGRAIWFYIAKLCWPANLVFIYPRWQVSQSVWWQYLYPLGVLALFTGLWLIRKRTRTPLATMLIFCGTLFPALGFFNVYPFVFSFVADHFQYLASIAPIALFSAAATNLIKRWKIRTMPTASALILGGVLAFLTWNQCRQYVDAETLYRTTIARNPSCWLAHNNLGSLKLGGSRAEVQEGLAHFQEALKLKPDYAGARMNLGTALRTMGHYAEAIAQYNEALRLNPNIPEAHTNLGVALRAVGRLNEAIVQYKEGLRLKSDFPESHLLLAEALQESGSLEEALTHIHEALRIDPKYPQAHNTLANTMFRMGHLEEAMSQYRQALSFKPDYPEAHTNLGIALQAAGLLQDAVTQHNEALRLRPDFSEAHFNLGKALQALGRVDEAMAQYREAIRRDPTYAEAYNALGTALQIQGRPEEALKQYEESLRVNPKSAEAYDNFGLALLQMRRTTEAMSYFEEALRLKPDFAAAHYDLGNALHSMGRLDEAIAHYREALKTRPGIAAIHNTLGIALAATGRLDEAVTEFKEALRLKPDYVEAGANLAKATAARAGGRSNSPGR; encoded by the coding sequence ATGAGTTCCAGAAAGCGCAAAACCTCACAGTCCGTTGGCCTCCCGATCAAGAAGCGTAAATCGCCGGAGCGGCAACCCGCCCGCCCAATCCGTGACTGGGCCTTGTGGCTCTTGCTGCCGGCATTGCTCCTCGCGACGCTTCTGGCCTACCATCCTGCATGGTACGGAGGCTTGCTCTGGGATGACAACGCTCATATCACTCTTCCCGGATTGCGTTCGGCGCAGGGATTATGGCGCATCTGGTTCGACCCGGGCGCAACTCAGCAGTACTATCCCGCAGTTCATTCAGCTTTTTGGGTTCTGTACCAACTCTGCGGTGACCACACCCTTTGGTACCATCTGGTCAATATTTTCCTCCATGCGCTGTCGGCGTTTCTGGTAGCCCTGATATTACGCCGGTTGGCAATTCCAGGGGCCTGCCTGGCGGCCATGATCTTTGCCTTGCATCCCGTATGTGTGGAGTCCGTTGCCTGGATCGCGGAGCTGAAAAACACGCTCTCGGGCGCTTTTTATCTGGGTGCCGCGCTGGCGTATTCCCACTTCGACTCCAGGCGGCAGAGGCGGTTCTATCTGCTGGCTCTGGCTCTTTTCATTCCGGCATTGCTGAGCAAATCCGTGACCGCCACACTGCCGGCGGTATTGCTGGTGATCCTCTGGTGGCACCGCGGGATGTTGAGCTGGCGTCGTGACATCATTCCGCTCCTCCCATTTTTCGCGGTCGGTGCCTGTGGAGGCCTGTTCACCGTCTGGGTCGAGCGCACACAGATCGGCGCTCAGGGCGCAAGCTTCGATTTCACTCTTATCGAGAGGTGTCTGATCGCCGGGCGTGCAATCTGGTTTTATATCGCCAAGCTGTGCTGGCCTGCGAATCTGGTCTTCATATACCCGCGGTGGCAGGTCAGCCAGAGTGTGTGGTGGCAGTATCTCTATCCGCTCGGGGTGCTGGCTCTTTTTACCGGACTTTGGCTGATCCGGAAGCGTACCCGGACGCCACTTGCGACGATGCTCATTTTTTGCGGAACACTTTTCCCTGCGCTTGGCTTCTTCAACGTGTATCCGTTTGTTTTTTCGTTTGTCGCGGATCACTTTCAATACCTGGCGAGCATAGCACCGATCGCCCTCTTCTCCGCCGCCGCGACGAACCTCATCAAGCGGTGGAAAATCCGGACGATGCCGACGGCGTCGGCATTAATTCTGGGAGGAGTGCTGGCCTTCCTGACCTGGAATCAATGCAGGCAGTACGTCGATGCCGAGACACTGTATCGCACCACGATCGCACGCAACCCTTCGTGCTGGCTGGCCCACAACAATCTGGGTTCCTTGAAGCTGGGCGGCTCCAGGGCTGAGGTGCAGGAGGGACTGGCGCATTTTCAGGAAGCCCTGAAATTGAAACCCGACTACGCAGGGGCGCGCATGAACCTGGGTACGGCTTTAAGGACAATGGGACACTATGCGGAAGCGATCGCTCAATATAACGAGGCTCTCAGGCTGAATCCAAACATCCCGGAAGCACACACCAACCTGGGCGTGGCTTTGCGCGCTGTGGGCCGTCTGAACGAGGCGATAGTTCAATACAAGGAAGGCTTGAGGCTCAAGTCTGATTTCCCCGAATCTCATCTTCTTCTGGCGGAGGCCTTGCAGGAATCGGGATCTCTCGAGGAGGCGCTGACACACATCCATGAAGCGCTGAGGATTGATCCCAAATATCCCCAAGCCCACAACACCCTGGCCAATACCATGTTCAGGATGGGCCACTTGGAAGAAGCTATGAGTCAATATAGGCAGGCCTTATCATTTAAGCCGGACTACCCCGAGGCCCATACGAACCTGGGCATCGCATTGCAGGCAGCAGGACTCCTCCAGGATGCTGTAACGCAACACAACGAGGCCTTGCGACTCCGTCCGGATTTTTCAGAGGCGCACTTTAACCTGGGTAAAGCCCTGCAGGCGCTGGGCCGTGTTGATGAAGCCATGGCGCAATATCGGGAGGCAATACGGCGCGATCCAACCTATGCAGAAGCCTACAATGCGTTGGGAACTGCTCTGCAAATTCAGGGCCGGCCCGAGGAAGCATTGAAGCAATATGAGGAGAGTCTTCGGGTTAATCCCAAATCAGCCGAGGCTTACGACAATTTCGGCCTGGCTTTGCTGCAGATGCGACGTACTACGGAGGCAATGAGCTATTTCGAGGAAGCTCTCCGGCTGAAGCCCGACTTCGCCGCCGCTCATTATGACCTGGGCAACGCGTTGCACTCGATGGGTCGGCTCGATGAGGCAATAGCGCATTACCGGGAAGCACTCAAAACCAGACCGGGCATCGCTGCAATCCACAATACTCTGGGCATTGCTCTCGCCGCTACGGGCCGGCTTGATGAGGCCGTGACGGAGTTCAAAGAGGCCCTGAGACTCAAGCCGGACTACGTCGAGGCCGGCGCAAACCTGGCCAAGGCAACGGCAGCGCGAGCCGGAGGCCGCAGCAATTCACCCGGCAGGTAA
- a CDS encoding carboxypeptidase-like regulatory domain-containing protein codes for MKSRILPAIAFVAFFMGQSAYGQFQAYLAQVVNGNFGNVSFATTFICFNDTNATVTAILTLTDNNGNPLSVTMTGLGTGSQFSITLGPGATDFLQTDGRGSGAVGAATVTATTPIGVSAVFTVNDANGNFMTEAGVGSSALLTDFVLPVDSTGSFLTGFALYSPAGNASITLTLINPDGSQAGTAPLSLGNGAHTAGFVAAAGQFFPTMTNFRGTLRVQSSSPIAALVLRQYQTSSKLTYTSLPVVTHSSGKLALDLAQVANGSFGSISFKTSFLIFSISSAPAHVSLALTQDNGSPFTVNIPGSGPGTGTGSNFSFTLAPGASVFLQTDGLGAGTAGAATITSDVPLGASAIFTVFDSQGQFETEAGVGDSPSLTSMTLPVDITGTSDTGVAFFNPGSASATLTLKLLDANGTIRGTKTEPPLGSNNHLSLFVDQLFPGTANFRGSLAITASSAVAAMTLRQDSPSASLLTYTTLPTAAGAATGQAATPVLLSKTETAISATANLIMNETLPAGFKLSGTISGTGTAVFVVASAGGNTFFSSSLVQQNTQYLIVVPSGLYNLTVSFQPAGLPPGVFVQMTYADPNPVQVSGDTVRNITLPAVTLFNVSGSLLGLSTLPPSISTVVVFTSSDDTVQGLFAPDANGNFQGMLPTGNYVASLSRSGLQFSALQTEQMAIYNLGSLVMGNGPASGTFMIPNMATLSGTINTGGLPSVLFTSLSAMDTSAPLPTQAGLLGFPATSSMGVDTSGQYQAVLAQNRSYSINAAIGFTLGSSNGGSSISFPVPPNSTNLSGNATLNLSVPALPATVTISGQVTDASGNGVANTAVFAISQSIAGAPNLSFTASTRTDTNGHYSMVVYSGTNYQITYTPPRPTS; via the coding sequence ATGAAGTCCAGAATCCTGCCAGCAATCGCCTTCGTGGCGTTCTTTATGGGACAGAGCGCCTACGGGCAATTTCAAGCCTACCTCGCGCAAGTTGTCAACGGGAATTTCGGCAACGTCAGCTTTGCAACCACATTCATCTGCTTCAACGACACAAACGCCACTGTGACGGCAATTCTGACGCTGACGGATAACAACGGCAATCCCTTGTCTGTGACGATGACGGGACTTGGAACCGGCAGTCAGTTCAGCATCACCCTGGGTCCCGGGGCCACGGATTTTCTCCAGACCGATGGGCGGGGAAGCGGAGCCGTGGGCGCCGCAACCGTAACGGCAACGACCCCCATTGGAGTCTCTGCGGTCTTTACGGTCAATGACGCCAATGGAAACTTTATGACCGAAGCGGGCGTGGGCAGCTCGGCTCTCCTGACTGATTTCGTGCTGCCTGTGGACTCCACAGGATCCTTTCTCACCGGGTTCGCGCTCTACAGCCCCGCCGGAAATGCGTCGATCACACTGACTTTGATCAATCCCGACGGCAGCCAGGCCGGCACTGCGCCCCTGTCATTGGGCAACGGCGCCCACACGGCAGGATTCGTGGCGGCAGCGGGACAGTTTTTCCCCACGATGACCAACTTCCGCGGCACCCTGCGTGTCCAGAGCAGTTCGCCCATCGCTGCGCTTGTTCTGAGGCAATATCAGACTTCCTCCAAACTCACCTATACCTCGTTGCCGGTGGTAACACATTCTTCGGGCAAGCTCGCACTCGACCTTGCGCAGGTGGCGAATGGATCCTTCGGCAGCATCAGCTTCAAGACCTCTTTCCTGATCTTCAGCATCTCCTCGGCTCCAGCTCACGTATCCCTCGCCCTGACGCAGGACAACGGCTCGCCGTTCACCGTGAACATTCCAGGCAGCGGTCCCGGAACCGGCACAGGCAGCAATTTCAGCTTTACGCTGGCTCCAGGCGCCTCTGTGTTTCTCCAGACGGATGGGCTGGGCGCGGGAACCGCAGGGGCGGCAACCATTACCTCCGATGTACCCTTGGGGGCATCCGCGATCTTCACGGTATTTGACTCGCAGGGACAATTCGAAACCGAGGCAGGTGTAGGTGATTCACCCTCACTGACTTCGATGACACTTCCCGTCGACATCACCGGCACCTCAGACACCGGGGTGGCATTTTTCAATCCGGGAAGCGCGTCCGCGACACTGACGCTCAAGTTGCTGGATGCCAACGGAACGATCAGGGGTACGAAAACGGAGCCGCCGTTGGGTTCCAACAATCATTTGTCGCTGTTTGTCGATCAGCTGTTCCCCGGCACCGCCAATTTCAGGGGATCGTTGGCAATTACCGCCAGCAGCGCTGTTGCCGCTATGACGTTGCGACAGGATTCGCCGAGCGCGTCTTTGCTTACTTACACTACTCTGCCAACCGCAGCCGGTGCGGCCACAGGACAAGCGGCAACTCCGGTGCTGCTTTCGAAGACGGAGACCGCAATTTCGGCTACCGCCAACCTGATCATGAACGAAACGCTTCCCGCGGGATTTAAGCTCTCGGGCACGATCAGCGGGACCGGCACCGCCGTCTTTGTGGTAGCCAGCGCCGGCGGTAACACCTTTTTTTCAAGCTCCCTTGTCCAGCAAAATACCCAGTACCTGATCGTGGTCCCGTCCGGGTTGTACAATCTCACAGTGAGCTTCCAGCCTGCCGGTCTCCCGCCGGGCGTCTTTGTACAGATGACCTATGCGGACCCCAATCCCGTGCAGGTATCCGGCGACACAGTCAGAAACATCACTCTGCCTGCGGTGACGCTTTTTAACGTGTCGGGCAGCCTCCTGGGTTTGAGCACCCTGCCTCCCAGCATCTCTACAGTTGTCGTATTCACCTCCAGTGATGACACGGTGCAGGGATTGTTCGCGCCGGATGCGAATGGCAATTTCCAGGGAATGCTGCCGACGGGCAATTATGTGGCTTCCCTCTCCAGATCGGGCCTTCAGTTTTCCGCGCTCCAGACGGAACAGATGGCGATCTATAACCTTGGTTCTCTGGTGATGGGAAACGGACCCGCCAGCGGCACATTTATGATACCCAACATGGCGACGCTTTCAGGAACAATCAACACCGGCGGTCTTCCAAGCGTTCTATTCACTTCACTCTCTGCCATGGACACATCTGCGCCTCTGCCCACGCAGGCGGGGCTCCTGGGATTTCCCGCGACGAGTAGCATGGGCGTGGACACTTCAGGCCAGTATCAGGCGGTGCTGGCGCAAAACCGCAGCTATAGCATCAACGCTGCAATTGGTTTCACACTGGGATCGAGCAATGGCGGGAGTTCGATTAGTTTTCCGGTGCCCCCCAATTCCACAAACCTGAGCGGCAATGCCACTCTCAATCTGAGTGTTCCCGCCCTTCCGGCGACGGTGACCATTTCAGGTCAGGTCACAGATGCATCGGGCAATGGTGTCGCCAACACAGCGGTTTTCGCAATTTCGCAGTCGATCGCGGGGGCGCCGAATCTCAGTTTCACGGCGAGCACAAGAACGGATACCAACGGCCATTACAGCATGGTGGTGTACAGCGGCACCAATTATCAGATCACCTACACGCCGCCTCGTCCCACATCCTGA
- a CDS encoding amidase: MDNSRREFLGRTAVGLVGVAAATSVMSCNKPAKETGQVPGVLPAGSPPVFGAAPPAGPEVGPATIAEAEKLVQVQYTASERAQAAGNWRVSMAPLYERRTGPRKVALEPALSPATRWDPVLPGVSAGPTRDRFVRSRTADGPLPARDEDIAFAPVTVLARWIESRTLSSERLTSIYLARLERFDPKLRCAITVIRDQALAQARRADAEIAAGKYRGPLHGIPWGAKDLLDTAGIATTYGAEPFRNRLPDADAAVVARLHEAGAVLIAKLSLGALALNDVWFGGQTMNPWLLEEGSSGSSAGPGAATAAACVGFAVGSETGGSIVAPAMRCGVVGLRPTFGRVPRTGAMTLCWSLDKLGPMARGVEDTLLVLAAITGPDAGDMSSVSSRLDFDASAGVEGLRVGYIPGWMTSPPATDVDRAALETARRLGMVPVEVSLPDWAYGSLNVILFAEAAAAFEELTLSHGIDTLKMQVPDAWPNTFRQSRFLSAVDFVQADRLRRKVAQEMARVFAHVDLLLVPSLRDEILTITNFSGHPSLTLRAGFVEVDKARSDWAPDPAHPLTTFASKRRVPHGVSLIGRLFDEGTLGRAGIALERAFGVAGERPPGFA; encoded by the coding sequence ATGGACAATTCCCGCAGGGAGTTTCTGGGACGCACTGCTGTCGGGCTCGTGGGCGTTGCTGCGGCCACCTCGGTGATGTCCTGCAACAAGCCCGCTAAGGAAACCGGCCAGGTGCCGGGTGTGTTGCCGGCCGGCTCGCCTCCGGTTTTTGGGGCTGCTCCGCCCGCCGGCCCGGAAGTCGGCCCGGCCACCATCGCAGAGGCCGAGAAACTGGTGCAGGTTCAATACACCGCGAGCGAACGGGCGCAGGCCGCAGGCAACTGGCGTGTGTCCATGGCGCCTCTCTACGAACGGCGTACCGGACCGCGCAAGGTCGCGCTGGAACCAGCGCTCTCGCCGGCCACCCGATGGGATCCGGTGCTGCCCGGTGTCAGCGCCGGTCCGACGCGCGACCGGTTCGTCCGAAGCCGGACTGCGGACGGTCCGCTGCCGGCGCGCGACGAGGACATCGCATTCGCGCCGGTGACGGTGCTGGCGCGCTGGATCGAGTCGCGGACTCTCTCCTCTGAGCGGCTGACGAGCATTTATCTCGCGCGACTGGAGCGCTTCGACCCGAAGCTCCGCTGTGCGATCACCGTGATCCGCGATCAAGCGCTTGCGCAGGCACGGCGCGCGGATGCCGAGATCGCGGCCGGCAAATACCGCGGCCCGCTGCACGGCATCCCCTGGGGAGCCAAGGACCTGCTCGACACGGCCGGCATCGCAACCACTTACGGCGCCGAGCCGTTTCGTAATCGTCTCCCCGACGCCGACGCCGCGGTGGTTGCCCGGCTGCACGAGGCGGGAGCAGTGCTGATCGCGAAATTGAGTCTCGGCGCGCTCGCGCTGAATGACGTCTGGTTCGGCGGGCAGACCATGAATCCCTGGTTGCTGGAAGAGGGTTCGTCGGGAAGCAGCGCCGGCCCGGGAGCTGCCACGGCGGCGGCCTGCGTCGGTTTCGCCGTCGGCAGCGAGACGGGCGGCAGCATCGTCGCCCCTGCGATGCGTTGCGGCGTGGTCGGCCTCCGGCCCACATTCGGCCGCGTGCCGCGCACCGGCGCGATGACGCTCTGCTGGTCTCTCGACAAGCTGGGACCGATGGCGCGCGGCGTCGAGGACACGCTGCTGGTCCTGGCGGCAATCACCGGCCCCGATGCGGGCGATATGTCAAGCGTATCCAGCAGGCTCGACTTTGATGCGTCCGCGGGGGTCGAAGGGTTGCGCGTAGGTTACATCCCGGGCTGGATGACGAGTCCGCCCGCCACAGACGTGGATCGCGCCGCGCTTGAAACGGCAAGACGCCTCGGGATGGTGCCGGTTGAAGTCTCGCTCCCCGACTGGGCGTACGGCTCCCTCAACGTTATTCTCTTTGCCGAAGCGGCGGCCGCCTTCGAGGAGCTGACGCTCTCTCATGGCATCGACACGCTCAAAATGCAGGTGCCCGATGCCTGGCCCAACACATTCCGCCAGTCGCGCTTTCTGTCCGCAGTCGACTTCGTCCAGGCGGACCGGCTGCGGCGCAAAGTGGCACAGGAGATGGCGCGTGTTTTTGCGCACGTCGATTTGCTCCTGGTCCCCTCTCTGCGCGACGAAATTCTCACTATTACCAATTTCAGCGGCCACCCGTCGCTGACGCTGCGCGCGGGATTTGTCGAGGTGGACAAAGCGCGCAGCGACTGGGCACCGGATCCGGCCCATCCCCTCACGACGTTTGCGTCGAAGCGACGTGTACCGCATGGCGTTTCCTTGATTGGGCGCCTGTTCGACGAGGGCACGCTCGGCCGTGCCGGCATCGCCCTCGAGCGCGCTTTCGGCGTCGCCGGCGAGCGCCCTCCAGGATTCGCATGA